One window from the genome of Vibrio vulnificus NBRC 15645 = ATCC 27562 encodes:
- a CDS encoding IS1182 family transposase — protein sequence MLQEPTPQQYELEMVTMEQLVPKNHLVRKIDNAIDFEFIRDEVAHLYCKDNGRPPVDPVRLFKIILLGYIFGIKSERQLVKEIEVNVAYRWFLRMSLTEKVIHASTLSQNRIRRFNGTDVFERIFINIVEQAMTKGLVAGQELFTDSTHLKANANKNKHTNKVTAVRASAYLDMLDDDVALDREKAGKKPLKARESESKTKNTKTSTTDPESGFMTRDNKPQGFFYLDHRTVDGQHGIILDTYTTAGNINDSQPYVQRLDYTLATFQLNPIAVGLDAGYFTAPVAESLERRGILGVFGYRRPSRTKNAFKKKHFTYDAQRDCYQCPNGQALLYKTTSRDAYREYHSDPKECAFCPMRDDCTQSKNMKKVITRHIYSDAVERANQMRLSSYGKKTYRRRSETVERSFADAKQHHGHRYARFRGLANVQMQCWLAAAAQNIKKIALVVNYLRKMGLNMAEIRQILASVYPCNEWELLRTI from the coding sequence ATGCTTCAAGAACCGACTCCGCAACAATACGAACTGGAAATGGTGACGATGGAACAGTTAGTTCCTAAAAACCATTTAGTGCGCAAAATCGATAATGCTATCGACTTTGAATTCATTCGTGATGAAGTCGCTCATCTTTATTGTAAAGATAATGGGCGTCCACCTGTTGACCCTGTTCGTCTCTTCAAAATCATCTTGCTTGGTTATATCTTTGGTATAAAAAGTGAGCGTCAGCTCGTTAAAGAAATTGAAGTGAATGTCGCTTACCGTTGGTTCTTACGGATGTCATTAACAGAGAAAGTCATCCACGCTTCGACTCTAAGCCAAAACCGCATTCGTCGCTTTAATGGCACGGATGTATTCGAACGTATTTTTATCAATATCGTAGAGCAAGCCATGACGAAAGGCTTGGTCGCGGGTCAAGAGCTCTTTACGGACAGTACTCATCTCAAAGCGAACGCCAACAAGAATAAACACACCAATAAAGTCACGGCGGTTCGCGCGAGTGCCTATCTTGATATGCTGGATGACGACGTCGCGTTAGACCGAGAAAAAGCGGGTAAGAAGCCTCTTAAGGCTCGTGAATCAGAGTCAAAAACAAAGAATACCAAAACCAGCACCACTGACCCAGAGAGTGGCTTCATGACTCGTGATAATAAGCCACAAGGCTTCTTCTACCTCGACCATCGAACCGTTGATGGTCAACATGGAATTATCCTCGATACCTATACCACCGCGGGCAACATCAATGACTCACAGCCTTACGTTCAACGCTTAGATTACACGCTTGCTACATTCCAATTGAACCCGATAGCCGTTGGACTGGATGCGGGCTACTTTACCGCTCCAGTGGCGGAGTCACTTGAACGTCGAGGTATTCTTGGCGTGTTCGGTTATCGACGTCCATCGAGAACGAAAAATGCGTTCAAAAAGAAACACTTTACTTACGATGCGCAAAGAGACTGCTACCAGTGTCCGAATGGTCAGGCGTTGCTTTATAAAACCACGTCACGCGATGCCTACCGAGAATACCACTCAGACCCGAAAGAGTGTGCGTTCTGTCCAATGAGGGATGACTGTACTCAAAGCAAAAACATGAAGAAAGTGATTACTCGGCATATCTATAGCGATGCCGTAGAGAGAGCAAATCAAATGCGGCTTTCTTCCTATGGTAAGAAGACCTATCGACGTCGAAGTGAAACAGTAGAACGGAGCTTTGCAGATGCCAAGCAACATCATGGTCATCGTTATGCTCGCTTCCGAGGTCTAGCCAACGTGCAAATGCAATGTTGGTTGGCAGCGGCAGCCCAAAACATCAAGAAGATAGCGTTGGTGGTGAACTATCTACGAAAAATGGGCTTAAATATGGCAGAAATAAGGCAGATACTTGCTTCTGTATACCCATGTAATGAATGGGAACTTCTGCGCACGATATAA
- a CDS encoding 1-acylglycerol-3-phosphate O-acyltransferase, producing MIALVRLLATALFAVVMFVFGCGYCLLSPRNPKHVFTFGRLFAKMSRVFGIKLELRLPEDAYQRGQHIYIANHQNNWDLFTVSSAVTPKVVTVGKKSLAWLPLFGQLYWLTGNILIDRANKTKAKGTIDQVVASMKASEVSVWMFPEGTRSRGRGLMPFKTGAFHAAIGAGVPIIPIVCSSTDQLKLNRWNNGHVIVEMLDPISTEGYGKEHIRELAEICREKMKAKLESLDEEVKLRNQQ from the coding sequence ATGATTGCTCTAGTGCGTTTATTAGCGACGGCGTTATTTGCTGTTGTGATGTTCGTTTTTGGTTGTGGCTACTGTTTACTTAGCCCTCGAAATCCTAAGCATGTGTTCACCTTTGGCCGTCTGTTTGCCAAAATGTCGCGTGTATTTGGCATTAAGCTGGAACTGCGTCTTCCTGAAGATGCCTACCAACGTGGCCAACATATCTACATTGCCAACCATCAAAATAACTGGGACCTCTTTACCGTATCTTCGGCAGTGACACCCAAAGTTGTCACGGTAGGCAAAAAGAGCCTAGCGTGGTTACCGCTGTTTGGACAGCTTTACTGGCTGACGGGTAACATCTTGATTGACCGTGCGAATAAAACCAAAGCCAAAGGGACGATTGATCAGGTAGTGGCAAGCATGAAAGCAAGTGAAGTCTCGGTATGGATGTTTCCTGAAGGTACACGCTCACGCGGTCGTGGCCTCATGCCTTTCAAAACGGGCGCTTTTCACGCTGCGATTGGCGCTGGCGTGCCGATTATCCCGATCGTATGTAGCTCAACGGATCAACTGAAATTGAATCGTTGGAATAATGGTCACGTGATTGTCGAAATGTTGGATCCCATTAGCACCGAAGGTTATGGCAAAGAGCATATTCGCGAGCTTGCAGAAATCTGTCGCGAAAAGATGAAAGCCAAATTAGAAAGTTTGGATGAAGAAGTGAAGTTACGTAATCAGCAATGA
- the murA gene encoding UDP-N-acetylglucosamine 1-carboxyvinyltransferase, with the protein MEKFRVIGSTQPLVGEVTISGAKNAALPILFASILAEEPVEVANVPHLRDIDTTMELLKRLGAKVERNGSVHVDPSSIDEYCAPYDLVKTMRASIWALGPLVARFGQGQVSLPGGCAIGARPVDLHITGLEQLGATITLEDGYVKAHVDGRLQGAHIVMDKVSVGATITIMCAATLAEGTTVLDNAAREPEIVDTAKFLNTLGAKISGAGTDTITIEGVERLGGGKHAVVADRIETGTFLVAAAVSGGKVVCHNTQAHLLEAVLAKLEEAGALVETGEDWISVDMTGRELKAVNIRTAPHPGFPTDMQAQFTLLNMMAKGGGVITETIFENRFMHVPELKRMGAKAEIEGNTVICGDVERLSAAQVMATDLRASASLVIAGCIAKGETIVDRIYHIDRGYDKIENKLNALGAKIERFRESN; encoded by the coding sequence ATGGAAAAGTTCCGTGTAATTGGGTCGACTCAGCCATTGGTGGGTGAGGTGACGATTTCAGGTGCCAAAAACGCTGCACTGCCGATTTTATTTGCGTCGATTCTGGCTGAAGAGCCAGTTGAAGTGGCCAATGTGCCGCATCTTCGAGATATTGATACCACCATGGAGCTGTTAAAGCGCCTTGGTGCCAAAGTGGAACGCAATGGTTCCGTTCATGTTGACCCTAGCTCTATCGATGAATATTGCGCGCCTTATGATTTGGTGAAAACCATGCGTGCGTCGATTTGGGCATTGGGGCCGCTTGTTGCTCGTTTTGGTCAAGGACAAGTGTCTCTTCCAGGTGGGTGTGCGATCGGTGCGCGTCCCGTGGACTTACATATTACGGGTCTAGAGCAGCTTGGTGCGACCATCACGTTAGAAGATGGTTACGTTAAAGCGCATGTCGACGGCCGCCTACAAGGCGCACACATTGTGATGGATAAAGTGAGCGTAGGTGCCACGATCACCATCATGTGCGCAGCCACACTTGCCGAAGGCACGACGGTTTTAGATAACGCAGCGCGTGAGCCAGAAATCGTCGATACTGCGAAATTCCTCAACACGCTTGGGGCTAAAATCAGCGGTGCAGGCACTGACACCATCACCATTGAAGGTGTTGAGCGTCTGGGTGGTGGTAAGCATGCCGTTGTGGCAGATCGCATCGAAACGGGGACTTTCCTTGTCGCTGCGGCGGTGTCTGGCGGTAAAGTCGTTTGCCACAATACGCAAGCGCATTTACTTGAAGCCGTGTTGGCGAAGTTGGAAGAAGCGGGTGCGCTTGTTGAAACTGGCGAAGATTGGATTTCTGTTGATATGACCGGTAGAGAGCTCAAAGCGGTCAATATCCGCACGGCGCCTCATCCGGGTTTCCCAACCGATATGCAAGCACAGTTTACCTTGCTGAATATGATGGCCAAAGGCGGTGGTGTGATCACTGAAACCATCTTTGAGAACCGTTTCATGCATGTTCCAGAGCTAAAACGTATGGGCGCAAAAGCGGAGATTGAAGGCAACACGGTCATCTGTGGTGACGTGGAGCGTTTGAGCGCTGCACAAGTGATGGCGACCGATCTACGAGCGTCAGCCAGTTTAGTGATTGCAGGTTGTATCGCTAAGGGTGAAACCATCGTTGATCGTATTTACCACATTGACCGCGGCTATGACAAAATCGAGAACAAGCTTAATGCACTGGGTGCAAAGATTGAGCGTTTTCGTGAGTCAAACTAA
- the ibaG gene encoding BolA family iron metabolism protein IbaG, with product MDSAKVQQLLEEALNLEELHVKGEGSHYEVVAVDACFEGMSRVKKQQLIYKPLMDYIQRNDIHALSIKAYTPAEWARDKKLMSL from the coding sequence GTGGATAGCGCAAAAGTACAACAGTTACTAGAAGAAGCACTCAACCTTGAAGAGTTGCATGTAAAAGGTGAAGGTAGCCACTATGAAGTGGTCGCTGTTGATGCTTGTTTCGAAGGAATGAGCCGCGTTAAGAAGCAACAGCTGATCTACAAACCACTCATGGACTACATCCAACGCAATGATATTCATGCCTTGTCGATCAAAGCATACACGCCTGCCGAATGGGCACGTGACAAGAAACTGATGTCTCTTTAA
- a CDS encoding STAS domain-containing protein: MSHPQWQQSTDEKVSLSGNLDREQVPSLWRFAQTWKPRHSQVEFSLKTVQRVDSAGMVMLIHLLEHAKKQNCHIMLSFVPAQLRTLFQLSNVEDVVAKHIQSYQG; this comes from the coding sequence ATGTCACACCCGCAATGGCAGCAATCGACAGACGAGAAAGTCAGCTTAAGTGGTAATTTGGATCGTGAACAAGTGCCATCACTGTGGCGTTTTGCTCAGACTTGGAAGCCGAGACATAGTCAGGTGGAATTCTCACTAAAAACCGTACAACGGGTGGATTCTGCCGGAATGGTGATGCTAATTCACTTATTAGAGCATGCAAAAAAGCAAAACTGTCATATAATGCTGAGTTTTGTGCCAGCGCAACTGCGCACACTGTTTCAGTTAAGCAACGTTGAAGACGTGGTTGCCAAACATATTCAAAGTTATCAGGGGTAA
- a CDS encoding MlaC/ttg2D family ABC transporter substrate-binding protein, with protein MKLRRNNSMKRFFLTCLSLLMSLNVLASTAVDKADPYQMMKQVSEQAFARLKAEQPKIQQDPDYLKVVVEEELMPYVNEKYAALKLLGTNLKGAKREDVTAFIDAFRAYLVSSYAQVLTQYTDQKILFGPESKVEEDQRITSVKVDIIDTPRPNIKLEFKLRRENNGDWLAFDMVAEGISLLSSKQSEWNGKIRQDGILSVANELEALAKQPIRFEAKN; from the coding sequence ATGAAACTAAGAAGGAATAATTCGATGAAACGATTCTTTTTGACCTGTCTCTCGCTGTTGATGTCACTTAATGTATTGGCGAGCACGGCAGTGGACAAAGCCGATCCGTATCAAATGATGAAGCAGGTTTCAGAGCAGGCCTTTGCGCGTTTGAAGGCAGAGCAACCTAAAATTCAGCAAGATCCTGACTACCTCAAAGTGGTGGTAGAAGAAGAGCTGATGCCATACGTGAATGAAAAGTACGCGGCACTTAAGTTATTGGGTACAAATCTCAAAGGGGCAAAGCGTGAAGACGTCACAGCGTTTATTGACGCGTTTCGCGCGTACTTAGTGAGCTCTTATGCGCAGGTATTGACGCAATACACGGATCAGAAAATTCTCTTTGGCCCGGAATCTAAGGTGGAAGAAGATCAGCGCATCACCAGTGTGAAAGTTGATATCATTGATACCCCCCGCCCAAACATTAAGCTAGAGTTCAAATTGCGTCGTGAGAATAACGGCGATTGGCTCGCTTTTGATATGGTTGCCGAAGGGATCAGTTTACTCTCCAGCAAGCAGTCGGAGTGGAATGGTAAAATTCGCCAAGATGGTATTCTTTCCGTCGCCAACGAGCTGGAAGCATTAGCGAAACAACCGATTCGTTTTGAGGCGAAAAACTGA
- the mlaD gene encoding outer membrane lipid asymmetry maintenance protein MlaD, producing the protein MQQTRKTELWVGSFVLAGICAILVMIFQVADVKGLGSGNTYTLKAQFDNIGSLKVRSPVKVGGVVIGRVSDISLNPETLVPVVSLSINSLYNQFPETSSVQILTSGLIGEQYIGLVPGFVFEDEQMLKDGDFIEDTKSALVLEDLIGQVLYSVGNKDETKKE; encoded by the coding sequence ATGCAACAAACACGTAAAACAGAATTATGGGTTGGCAGCTTTGTCTTGGCGGGAATTTGCGCAATTCTGGTCATGATTTTTCAAGTCGCTGACGTAAAGGGGCTGGGCTCGGGCAATACTTACACGCTCAAAGCACAGTTTGACAACATCGGTAGTCTTAAAGTGCGCTCGCCTGTGAAAGTGGGAGGGGTTGTGATTGGACGCGTATCCGACATTTCGTTGAATCCTGAAACCTTAGTCCCTGTCGTATCGTTGTCGATCAACAGTCTCTACAACCAGTTTCCGGAGACCTCGAGTGTGCAGATACTGACATCCGGCTTGATTGGTGAGCAGTACATCGGCTTAGTGCCAGGATTCGTTTTTGAAGATGAGCAGATGCTTAAAGATGGTGACTTTATTGAAGACACCAAATCGGCGTTGGTATTGGAAGATTTGATTGGCCAAGTGCTGTATAGCGTCGGCAACAAAGATGAAACTAAGAAGGAATAA
- the mlaE gene encoding lipid asymmetry maintenance ABC transporter permease subunit MlaE has protein sequence MPNLVDMISALGRRFLSLCQSFGKASLMLAGSLAGRPQPRKTLPLLVKQIYNVGVQSLAIIVVSGLFIGMVLSLQGYVILVDYGAEGSLGQMVALSLLRELGPVVTALLFAGRAGSALTAEIGLMKATEQLSSMEMMAVDPLKRIIAPRLWAGIISMPLLAMIFMAVGIWGGQLVGVDWKGIDHGSFWSAMQASVELGQDIGNSMIKCVVFAITVTWIALFNGYDAIPTSEGISRATTRTVVHSSLAVLGLDFVLTALMFGN, from the coding sequence ATGCCTAACTTAGTCGACATGATTTCAGCGCTCGGGCGTCGCTTCCTTAGCTTATGTCAATCATTTGGCAAGGCGAGCTTAATGCTTGCAGGTTCACTTGCGGGGAGACCACAACCGCGAAAAACGCTGCCACTATTGGTGAAGCAAATTTATAACGTGGGTGTGCAGTCTTTGGCCATCATCGTGGTCTCAGGGCTCTTCATTGGAATGGTGTTGAGTCTACAAGGCTACGTGATTTTGGTGGATTACGGCGCAGAAGGCAGCCTAGGGCAAATGGTCGCGCTGTCGTTATTGCGTGAGCTAGGGCCAGTTGTGACGGCATTGTTGTTTGCCGGGCGAGCGGGCTCTGCACTCACGGCTGAAATTGGCCTGATGAAAGCGACAGAGCAGCTTTCTAGTATGGAAATGATGGCGGTTGACCCACTTAAAAGAATCATAGCGCCAAGGTTGTGGGCTGGCATTATCTCGATGCCGCTGTTGGCGATGATCTTCATGGCCGTAGGTATTTGGGGTGGCCAATTGGTGGGTGTTGACTGGAAAGGCATCGACCACGGCAGTTTTTGGTCTGCCATGCAAGCTTCGGTGGAGTTAGGGCAAGATATTGGTAACAGCATGATCAAGTGTGTGGTCTTTGCCATTACCGTGACTTGGATTGCGCTCTTTAATGGTTACGATGCTATTCCAACTTCGGAAGGCATCAGCCGTGCGACGACTCGCACGGTGGTTCACTCTTCTTTAGCGGTGTTGGGGCTGGATTTTGTCCTCACTGCGTTGATGTTTGGGAATTAA
- the mlaF gene encoding phospholipid ABC transporter ATP-binding protein MlaF produces the protein MSHNDLVTIHGLTFSRGQRKIFDNIDLRIPKGKVTAIMGPSGIGKTTLLRLIGGQILPESGEIWFDGVNIPSLSRSKLYHARKKMSMLFQSGALFTDLNVFDNVAFPLREHTQLSDSLIRTLVLLKLEAVGLRGAAELMPSELSGGMARRAALARAIALDPELIMYDEPFVGQDPITMGVLVELIRNLNSALGVTAVVVSHDVPEVMSIADWVYLLADGKVIAKGTPEELRNNSDPRVQQFLLGEADGPVPFRFPAQPIEKDLFHDA, from the coding sequence ATGTCACACAACGATTTAGTAACGATTCATGGACTGACGTTTTCCCGTGGCCAACGTAAGATTTTCGACAACATCGATTTGCGTATTCCCAAAGGAAAAGTGACGGCCATCATGGGGCCATCTGGAATTGGAAAGACCACATTGCTTCGCCTGATTGGTGGGCAAATCTTGCCGGAAAGTGGTGAGATTTGGTTTGATGGTGTCAATATTCCTAGTTTGTCTCGCTCTAAGCTTTATCACGCCAGAAAAAAAATGAGCATGCTGTTTCAATCCGGCGCGCTGTTTACTGATCTCAATGTCTTCGATAACGTCGCCTTTCCTTTACGTGAACACACTCAGCTGAGTGACTCACTCATTCGCACTTTAGTACTATTGAAGCTTGAAGCGGTTGGCCTGAGAGGGGCTGCAGAACTAATGCCAAGTGAGTTATCTGGTGGCATGGCTCGTCGAGCTGCCCTAGCAAGAGCCATTGCGCTCGACCCTGAGCTGATCATGTATGACGAACCTTTTGTCGGTCAGGATCCGATCACCATGGGGGTGCTGGTTGAGTTGATTCGTAATTTGAACAGTGCCTTAGGGGTCACAGCCGTTGTCGTTTCTCATGATGTCCCGGAGGTGATGAGCATTGCTGATTGGGTGTATCTGCTGGCTGATGGCAAAGTGATCGCGAAAGGCACACCAGAGGAGCTGCGCAACAACAGCGATCCTCGTGTTCAACAATTTTTATTGGGTGAAGCGGATGGTCCTGTGCCGTTTCGTTTTCCCGCGCAACCCATAGAAAAGGATTTATTTCACGATGCCTAA
- a CDS encoding calcium/sodium antiporter, with amino-acid sequence MLEAVALLIVGLILLVWSADKLVFGSAALARNIGISPLVIGMTILAMGSSAPEMMVSATAALDGKTDTAVGNVIGSNIANIALILGITALVRPLSINSAVVRRELPLMIGVTVLAGILLWDSHLGFYEGVLLFVLFTLFLVAMLQISRREQKTGDAFLEEQESEIPQGVSNPKAAMWIVIGLILLPLAADMLVDNAVIIAKYFGMSDLVIGLTIIAVGTSLPELAASLAGALKGEDDMAVGNIIGSNVFNILAVMGIPGILNPSFISEYAMGRDFWVMLAISLLLVVMALGKSRRISRTEGGILLTCFIGYQAYLLMNMAA; translated from the coding sequence ATGCTCGAAGCCGTCGCGCTGCTTATCGTTGGTCTCATTTTGTTGGTCTGGAGTGCCGACAAACTTGTTTTTGGTTCAGCCGCCCTCGCTCGCAATATCGGTATTTCTCCATTGGTCATCGGTATGACCATCCTCGCAATGGGCTCATCTGCGCCAGAAATGATGGTTTCAGCCACCGCGGCACTTGACGGTAAAACCGATACCGCAGTGGGTAATGTTATAGGTTCGAATATCGCCAACATCGCCCTGATTCTTGGTATTACCGCGTTAGTTCGTCCACTGTCGATCAACTCTGCCGTAGTACGTCGCGAGTTGCCGCTCATGATTGGTGTAACTGTCTTGGCTGGCATCCTACTTTGGGATAGTCATCTTGGTTTCTATGAAGGCGTGCTACTGTTTGTTTTATTTACCTTATTCCTAGTCGCGATGCTGCAAATCAGCCGTCGCGAACAAAAAACCGGAGATGCCTTCTTAGAAGAGCAAGAGTCGGAAATTCCTCAAGGCGTCAGCAATCCCAAAGCCGCAATGTGGATCGTCATTGGTCTGATCCTTTTACCACTCGCGGCCGATATGCTAGTGGATAATGCGGTCATCATTGCGAAATACTTTGGCATGAGTGACTTGGTGATTGGTTTAACCATTATTGCCGTGGGTACCAGCCTGCCAGAACTGGCCGCCTCTTTGGCGGGTGCTCTGAAAGGTGAAGATGACATGGCGGTCGGTAACATCATCGGCTCCAACGTCTTCAATATTCTTGCCGTGATGGGGATCCCCGGTATTCTCAACCCGTCATTTATTAGTGAATACGCAATGGGACGTGATTTTTGGGTAATGCTGGCGATTTCCTTACTTTTGGTTGTCATGGCATTGGGCAAATCTCGCAGAATTAGTCGTACGGAAGGTGGTATTCTACTGACCTGCTTTATCGGTTATCAGGCCTATCTGTTAATGAACATGGCAGCGTAA
- the kdsD gene encoding arabinose-5-phosphate isomerase KdsD yields MTLSFDYRAVAKQVLATEIRGLEQLSQYFDEQFEQACELILNNAGKVVVMGMGKSGHIGKKIAASLASTGTSSFFVHPGEASHGDLGMIERGDIVLAISNSGESSEILALFPVLKRLGIRIISMTGKPSSTMAKLADYHLQITVPEEACPLGLAPTTSTTATLVMGDAMAVALLQARGFTAEDFALSHPGGALGRKLLLKLNDIMHTGEQLPRVSPDALVRDALLEISQKGLGMTAIVGQDNLLLGIFTDGDLRRILDKRVDIHSAQIGDVMTKHPTVANPSMLAVEGLNLMQQKKINGLMLCQDGKLVGALNMHDLLKAGVM; encoded by the coding sequence ATGACCCTGTCCTTTGATTATCGTGCGGTAGCAAAACAAGTGTTAGCCACGGAAATACGCGGTCTTGAGCAGTTATCGCAATATTTTGATGAGCAATTTGAGCAAGCGTGTGAATTAATCCTGAATAACGCCGGAAAAGTGGTTGTTATGGGGATGGGGAAATCTGGTCATATCGGGAAAAAGATCGCCGCCTCGTTAGCCAGCACCGGCACTTCCTCGTTCTTTGTTCATCCAGGGGAAGCTTCGCACGGTGACTTAGGAATGATCGAACGTGGGGATATCGTCCTTGCCATTTCCAACTCCGGTGAGTCCTCAGAAATTCTCGCGCTCTTTCCGGTATTAAAGCGATTGGGTATCCGCATCATTAGCATGACTGGCAAACCCAGCTCGACCATGGCAAAACTGGCCGATTACCATTTACAAATCACCGTTCCTGAAGAGGCGTGTCCGTTGGGTTTGGCTCCAACCACCAGCACAACGGCGACTTTAGTGATGGGCGATGCTATGGCTGTGGCCTTGCTGCAAGCCCGCGGCTTTACCGCTGAGGATTTCGCACTGTCCCATCCTGGTGGTGCGCTGGGAAGAAAGCTATTATTGAAACTCAACGACATCATGCATACGGGCGAACAGTTACCGCGCGTCTCTCCGGATGCTTTAGTGCGTGATGCGTTATTGGAAATCTCACAGAAAGGCCTCGGCATGACGGCCATTGTGGGTCAAGACAATCTGTTGCTCGGCATTTTTACTGACGGAGACTTACGCCGTATCTTAGATAAGCGTGTCGACATTCACAGCGCACAGATCGGCGATGTGATGACCAAACACCCTACAGTTGCCAATCCAAGCATGCTCGCGGTTGAAGGGCTCAACCTCATGCAACAGAAGAAAATTAACGGTTTAATGTTGTGCCAAGATGGTAAACTGGTTGGCGCATTAAACATGCACGATTTATTGAAAGCGGGAGTCATGTAG
- the kdsC gene encoding 3-deoxy-manno-octulosonate-8-phosphatase KdsC, with translation MTQFVETLYGPVEQAIVDIARDIKLLICDVDGVFSDGLIYMGNQGEELKTFHTRDGYGVKALMNAGIEIAIITGRQSQIVENRMKALGISLIYQGQDDKVRAYYDICDKLSILPEQTGYIGDDLIDWPVMEKVALQVCVADGHPLLAQRANYVTRIKGGHGAVREVCDLILQARGELDAHKGLSI, from the coding sequence GTGACGCAATTCGTTGAAACTTTATACGGTCCAGTAGAACAAGCGATCGTCGATATTGCCCGCGATATTAAACTTCTCATTTGTGATGTGGATGGGGTATTTTCTGACGGTCTGATTTATATGGGCAATCAGGGGGAAGAGTTGAAGACCTTCCACACCCGAGACGGTTACGGCGTCAAAGCGCTCATGAATGCGGGCATTGAAATTGCGATTATTACCGGTCGTCAGTCACAAATTGTCGAGAACCGAATGAAGGCATTAGGTATTTCACTCATTTATCAAGGTCAGGATGATAAAGTCCGCGCCTACTACGATATTTGTGACAAACTCTCCATCCTCCCAGAACAAACCGGGTATATTGGAGACGATTTAATCGACTGGCCTGTAATGGAAAAAGTAGCACTACAAGTTTGTGTTGCTGATGGTCATCCGCTACTGGCACAACGCGCCAACTATGTTACCCGCATTAAGGGGGGGCATGGTGCCGTGCGTGAAGTTTGCGATCTCATTTTACAGGCACGTGGAGAATTAGACGCTCACAAAGGTCTGAGTATATGA
- the lptC gene encoding LPS export ABC transporter periplasmic protein LptC: MSFSRLIYLLLFFVVSWSCYYLYGQREAQSVQVAPNLELPMFSGESLNNISYNSDGIRSHQISSSHLDHYAKSGDTVFENPSLVIYRDGDTIEWKITARRAVLDEEQVLTLSDHVRMQNLLPGASFEMLSTDKLEIDLSNRDFHADQQVLLIGPQFETTGEAMKGNLKTNTATLYNHVQGRYETLTP; encoded by the coding sequence ATGAGTTTTTCTCGGCTGATTTATTTGCTGCTGTTTTTCGTTGTCAGTTGGTCTTGCTACTACTTGTATGGCCAACGTGAAGCTCAATCGGTACAAGTGGCCCCCAATTTAGAGCTACCGATGTTTAGTGGCGAATCACTCAACAACATCAGCTACAACTCTGATGGCATACGAAGCCATCAGATCTCTTCGTCGCATTTGGATCACTACGCCAAAAGTGGCGATACCGTTTTTGAAAATCCGAGTTTAGTCATCTACCGCGATGGCGACACGATCGAATGGAAAATCACAGCTCGACGCGCCGTGCTGGATGAAGAGCAAGTGTTGACCCTCTCCGACCACGTGAGAATGCAAAACTTGTTGCCAGGCGCCAGCTTCGAAATGCTGTCTACGGACAAACTGGAAATCGATCTGTCGAATCGAGATTTTCATGCTGACCAGCAGGTTTTATTGATTGGTCCACAATTTGAAACCACCGGAGAAGCGATGAAGGGTAACCTGAAAACCAACACAGCGACTCTGTATAATCATGTACAAGGTAGATATGAAACCCTTACACCTTAG